The stretch of DNA TCTTTAACCATTATGATGTTCCTTTTGAATTTACTGTTCCATTATGGATTCAAGGATTTTTAATGCTATTAAGCATTGGCATTCCTATGTTATTTTTACTAATCTTAGGTTTAAAACTTTTGGTTACTAATATGCGCCCAATAGGAAACTATTTTAAATATTCATTATTAGCCATTTGGATTGTTTCAATAATTGCTATTACCTATTTAGGAATACAACAAGTAACTGAAAAAAGTATTGAAGGACGCGTAGAACAAAAACAAGAAATTGTAATACAACCTACAGATACGTTATACATTAAAATGAAGTATAATGATTTCTTTACAAAACATATTGACGATAGAACTTCAAAAAAATATACGCACGACGAAAATAATAATGAAGTAATATTTTCTAACGATGTTCGTTTACATTTAATGAGAACTGAAGAAGCAACTCCATACATTCAAGTTGCAAAAACAGCTAACGGAAAATCGCACACTGATGCTAAAAAATTTGCAGAAAAAATTAACTATCATTTTGAAATACAAGGAAATAACATTAATTTAGACAACTTTTTTACAACAGATTTTGAAAATAAGTTTAGAGATCAAGAAGTTCATATCTATTTATATTTACCTAAAGGAATTATTATTTATCCAGATGAAACCGTAAGTCATTACTTATCGTCTTGGAATTCTGAAATCAACATTTATTATGGAGACGAAAACAATTATTACCAATTAGTAGACAAAGAATTAGAGTGTTTAACTTGTCCAAATGAAGAAGAGGAAAACGACACTATAAATGAAAACTTAACTATTAAATTAAATAATAAAGAATTAAAAATAAATGTAGATGAAAATCATTTAGATATTCAAACAAAATAAACAACTTTAAAAAACAACCATGATCAAACTAATTATTCAATTAACTAAAATTATTGTAGCAACGCTAATTGCATTGTTCATGACCAGTTGCGTTAATTTTAATTCGATTTCAGGCGATGGTAACGTAACTACTTCAAAAAGAAAAGTAACCAATTTTACTGCTGTAGATGCAAATACTGGTTTAGAAGTGGTAATTAAACAAGGTAATAACTTTTTTGTAGAAGTAGAAGCCGATTCTAACTTGCAAGATCACATTAAAACTGAAGTAGAAAACAATACTTTAAAAGTGTATTGCGATCAAAACATTTACAAATCAAGTGCACGAAAAGTATATATCGAAATGCCTGTTGTACAAACAATTTCAACTTCAAGTGGCGCAAGCTTAGAAAGTCAAAATACTATTGTTAGCGATATTTTAAAATTAGATTCTAGCGGTGGAAGCGAAATGAAATTAACTATTAAATCGCAAAAATTAACTTGTGATAGTAGTAGCGGAAGCGAAATAAATGTTAGTGGAGAAGCAATAGATGTTACAACAAGCTCATCAAGTGGCAGCTCTATTAATTTATCTAAGTTAGTAGCCGAAAATGTGAGTTCAGATTCATCGAGCGGAAGTTCTACTACTGTTAATGCTAAAAACAAATTAAAAGCAAACGCTTCAAGTGGGAGTTCTATTGATTATCTATCAAGTCCAAAAGAAGTTACTCTAGACGAAAATTCGGGTGGAAGTATTTCGAAACAATAAATTAAATAACTAATAATAGTATCAATCTGAACTATGTTCAACTTCTAAAAATCCCAAGAAATTGGGATTTTTTCTTTTTTATTGTTCAAAATATTTTTTTTGTGTAGGTTTGTTTATAGCTTTGGAATAATTCTTGTAAAAGCTTAGAAAAACAAAACTAAAATGAAGAAAATTATCGTATTATTTGCTCTTGTTTTCGCAACATCAGTAACATTTGGACAAAAGAAAGAAAAAATAAAAGGATCAAAAATTGTAACCCATACAGTGACTGATCTTGAAAGTTTTGTCAATGTTGAAGTTGAAGATAACTTAGAAGTTTTTTTGGTTAAAGCTGATAAACCTTCTTTAGAAATTGAAGCCGATGATAATTTACACGATGCTATTAATTTTTCTGTCGCAGGAAATACGCTGAGAATTTTCTCCTTAAAAGATGTAATTGGTGCAAAAAAGTTTTCTATTCGTGTTAATTACACTGAAAATTTAAAATTAGTTGTTGCCAAAGGCGAAACAAGAGTTAATGCATTAAACGAACTTCAAGCCGAAAATGTTACTATTAAAAACTATGATAAATCTAAATCATTTTTAAATGTAAAATCGGAATATTTTACTCTAATTTTAAATGATAAAGCAGAAGCTGAATTAAATGTTAAAGCTCAAAATACAACTTTAGAATTAAGCAAAGATGCCGAATTAAAAGCACTTGTAGCTTCACCTGAAGTAAAAATTGATATGTATGAAAAAAGCGAAGCTAAAATTGAAGGTGACACCGAAAACCTTAAACTTCGTTTAGACAATAGTAGCATTTTAGATGCTAAAAAATTCAGTGCCAAAAATTTAGAAATTGCTATTGAAGGTTATGCTAAAGCTGACGTTAATGTGGTAGAACAAGTAAATATTACGGCTTCGGGAAAAAGTGAAATTAGATTATATGGTGAACCAAAAATCACAGTAACAAAATTCACAAATTCGACAACTTTATTCAAAAAAGAATTCTAATTGAAATATGTTGTTTACATAATATGTCTTTTCATTTTTGAAATTGGTTTCGGACAAACTAAAACTTTTCCCGATGATTTTTTAGGCACTTATAAAGGTAAACTCGAAATTGTAAGTGCAAAAGGTAAAAAGGAAATCGACATGGAATTTCACTTTTCCAAGACAGATACAATTGGTACTTATAAATATGTTTTAGTTTACAATAAAGAGCCGCGTAACTATTTTTTAATTGAAAAAAACAAAACTAACGGACAATATATAATAGACGAAAACAACGGAATTCTTTTACAAGCTTCGGTTTTTGACAACAGTATTTTTTCAATGTTTGAAGTCAACGGGAATTTAATTACCACGACCGAAAAGTTTTATGAAAATTATATGGATTTCGAAATTTTGTTTACCAATACTACCAAAGTAACAACTACAGGTAAAGGAACAGAAGAAATTCCGGAAGTAAAAGTATATCCCATTTTAGGCACTCAAAAAGCCCGACTTTATAAAGAATGAAAAGATTAATCTTAACTTGATTCACACCTATAATAAAACCAGCTTAAAAGCTGGTTTTATTAATTTAAACTATAATCTATAATTACATTTTAGAAGCCAAATAACGCTCTGCGTCTAAAGCTGCCATACATCCAGTACCAGCCGCTGTAATTGCTTGACGATACACATGATCTGCAGCATCTCCACCTACAAACACACCTGGAACATTTGTTTTTGCAGTTCCCGGTACATTTATAATGTATCCTGTCTCATCTAAATCAAGAAAATCTTTGAAAATATCTGTATTGGGTTTATGTCCAATTGCCACAAAGAAACCTGTTGCAGGAATTTCAATACTTTCACCCGTTGTTCTATTTTTAGCTCTAACTGCTGTAACCACTTGTCCGTCACCTAAAACTTCTTCCGTTTCAGTATGCATTAAAATTTCAATATTAGGAGTCTTACGCACACGATCCTCCATAATTTTTGAAGCTCTAAATTTATCACTTCTCACTAGCATGGTCACTTTTTTACAAATTTGCGATAAGTAGTGAGCTTCTTCACATGCACTATCTCCTGCTCCAACAATTACAACTTCTTGATTTCTGTAGAAGAATCCATCACAAACTGCACAAGCAGAAACTCCACCACCAAGTTTTAAATAATGTTGTTCCGAATCTAAACCTAAATACTTTGCAGAAGCTCCTGTAGAAATAATTACAGTATCAGCATGAATTTCAATTGTTTCGTTAATCCAAACTTTATGAACTTCTCCAGAAAAATCAACTTTTGTTGCCCAACCATCACGAATATCCGTTCCAAAACGTTTTGCTTGCGCTTGTAATTGTATCATCATTTCTGGACCAGTAATTCCATCAGGATATCCAGGAAAATTTTCCACTTCATTTGTAGTGGTTAATTGTCCTCCTGGTTGCTGACCTTGATATAATACTGGAAACATATTAGCTCTAGCCGCATAAATTGCTGCAGTGTAACCCGCAGGACCAGAACCAATTATTAAACATTTTACTCTTTCTATTTCGTTTGACATAATTCTTTATTATTAATGGAAAGCAAATTTAAGTGTTTATACTCTTATTTATCTTATTTTTTTATTAGAATTTACTATTGAAAAATAATTCAAATTTATTATTCAAAATATTTTGAATACCGAAAAATACCTTTATATTTGCACTCTCATTTTCGGGGTGTAGCGTAGCCCGGTCATCGCGCCTGGTTTGGGACCAGGAGGTCGCAGGTTCGAATCCTGCCACCCCGACAAAGCAAAGTCAATAGTCATTAGATTATTGACTTTTTTTTGTTTTGTGTTATTAAAGAAACATTTTTATTTACACAAATAAAAAAGTTAATAAACACCAACGGTGTTGGTTTTTGCTTTAGCAACAACCTAATAATCAAGATCACTTTAGTAATCCTTAATCTAAAAAGATAAATCCTTTCTGTACAACCAGAAAGGATTTTTTTTATGCTATTTTTTATGCTATACCAAATTACCATAAAAAAGACCTTGCATTCAGTATTAATTAGTACTTTTGTTTACTAAATTTATTCAATACATAACTATGCTAATTATCGGTATCGCTGGAGGAACAGGAAGTGGAAAAACTACTGTAGTTCATCAAATTATGAATGAACTTCCTGCCACTGAAGTGGGAATTATTTCTCAGGATTCTTATTATAAAGAAACGCATCACCTTTCTTACGAAGAAAGAACTAAAATTAATTTTGATCATCCTAGAGCAATTGATTTCGAATTATTAGTACAACACTTAAAAGAACTTAAAGCTGGAAATGTTATCGAACAGCCCATTTATTCTTTTGTTACACATGATAGAACAGACGATACAATAGTTACGCATCCGAGAACAGTAATGATTGTTGAAGGAATTTTAATTTTTACAAATCCTGAATTAAGAGACATGTTTGACATTAAAGTGTTTGTACATGCTGATTCTGATGAAAGATTAATCCGAAGATTAAAACGCGATATTGCTGAGCGTGGAAGAGATATGGAAGAGGTTTTAAATCGTTATCAAAACACCTTAAAACCAATGCACGAGCAATTTATTGAACCTACAAAAGCTTACGCAGATATTATTATACCAAACGACAAATACAACACTGTTGCTATTGATGTAGTAAGAGCTGTTATTAAACAACGTATTCGATAATTGAAAAAAATTAAAGACATAATTAACCGTTATCCTTTTCTTAAATACTTAGGAAACAGATATGTTATTGTGCTTTTGTTTTTTTTACTATGGATGCTTTTTCTAGACAATTACTCTTATCTTGAACATCGAGTTTTAAATAAAGAAATCGATGAATTAGAAGATAATATCGATTACTATAAATCTGAAATCTATCAAGATAGCGTTAGAATTAAGAAGCTTAAAAATCCAGATCAGATTGAAAAATATGCTCGCGAACAATATTATATGAAACGAGAAAATGAAGACGTTTATATAATTGAAAAAGAAGGCGAAGAGCAAGTAGAACAAACAAAATTTTAATTGAAATTTTATAATCCATTTAAAAATGGCAAACGATAAACTATTTACCGAATTCGAAAAAGTTTCATCGAAAGAATGGAAACAGAAAATTCAAGTCGAACTTAAAGGTGCCGATTATAACGAAACCTTAGTTTGGGAAAGCTTGGAAGGAATTAAAGTAAAACCTTTTTATGGAAGCGATGAGTTTGAAAAAAAATACACATATTCAACTCCAAATGATCCTTTCAAAATTGGACAAAAAATATTTGTTCAGGAAGAAAAATTATCAGTAAAAAAAGCTAGCGAGTTTATTCAAAAAGGAGCTGATGTGGTTTATTTCACAATTCCTAATGATGAAAAAAATATTGAAGAACTTATTGAGTTTACCAAAACCAAAGCAGCTTTTTTTTATTTGCCTTTCCTTTCAAACGATTTCGTTTCTAAATTTAATACTATTGAAAATGGTAATCTTTTAATAGATCCTATTGGTCAATTAGTTTTAGATGGAAATTGGTTTACCAATTTAGAAACCGATTTCAACACTTTAAACCAACTTAATAAAAACTGTAAGTCATCTTTTTTAACCATAAAATCTGAAGTGTACCAAAACGCTGGAGCCAATATGGTTCAGCAATTAGCTTACACTCTGGCTCACGTAAATGAATACTTCAATAGAATAGAAACTATTCAACAAAAAATAACTGTTGAAGTTGCTGTTGGTTCCAATTATTTTTTCGAAATCGCTAAACTAAAAGCACTTCGATTATTGTTAGAAACGCTAGCAAAAGAATACAATTTCACGGCTGGTTTTCAAATTATAGCTACTCCAACAAAAAGAAATAAAACACTTTACGACTACAACGTAAACATGTTACGTACCACTACCGAATGTATGAGTGCTATTTTGGGTGGAGCCGATGTTGTAATTAACAGTAATTACGATGCTATTTATCACAAAGAAAATGAATTTGGTAACCGCATCGCCCGAAATCAATTATTAGTTTTAAAGAACGAAAGTTATTTCGACAAAGTAAACAATGCAACTGACGGTGCTTACTATATTGAAACCTTAACCGAACAGTTAGCTGAAAAAGCTTTAGAACTTTTCAAAGATATTGAAGCAAATGGAGGTTTAATCACGCAATTAGTTGATGGAACTATCCAACGAAAAATTAAAGAAAGCGCTGATAAAGAACAAGACCTTTTCGATTCTGGAAAAGAAGTTTTATTGGGTACAAACAAATATCCAAACAAAAATGATATGATGAAAAACGATTTGGAATTGTATCCTTTTGTAAAACAAAACGCTAGAAAAACGCTAATTACTCCAATAATTGAGAGAAGATTAGCCGAAAAATTAGAACAAGAACGATTAGCAAGTGAGTAATGTATTTTCTATATTAGTAATTATTGGAATCTTAACTTTAGGATTTAGTTTTTATAGTCTTTTTAAAGGATTTAAAACTAAAAACAATAAAAGAAGAAACCTTTCATTACTTGGAATTTTTATAGGATTTCTACTTTGTTTTAGTCCTATTTTATTTATCATTTTTGCCTTCCTTTTTGGAGGAAGTTATCACGAATAATCCCATCAAGAGATGAGAAAAAACATACAAGATTTACAATTAGTAAAAAGTACAAAACCAGAAACTGTCAGTTCGAGCGGAGTCGAGAACTTCACAACTGCTGAAGGAATTGAAGTAAAACCAACTTATTCTGAAGAAGACAGTAATAACTTAGAACATATTGGTTTTGCAGCAGGTTTTGCACCAAATTTACGCGGACCGTATGCAACCATGTACGTTCGCCGACCTTGGACAATTCGCCAATATGCAGGATTTTCAACTGCAGAAGAAAGTAATGCTTTTTACAGAAGAAACTTAGCGGCGGGACAAAAAGGATTATCAGTCGCCTTCGATTTAGCCACACATAGAGGATACGATTCTAATCACGAGCGAGTAGTTGGTGATGTTGGAAAAGCTGGAGTTGCCATTGATTCGGTGGAAGATATGAAAATTCTTTTCGACCAAATTCCATTAGGCGAAATGTCGGTTTCGATGACCATGAATGGTGCTGTGTTACCTATCATGGCATTTTACATCGTAGCTGCCGAAGAACAAGGCGTTGCTCCTAACCTATTATCAGGAACGATACAGAATGATATTTTGAAGGAATTCATGGTGCGAAATACTTACATTTATCCACCAACACCTTCGATGAAAATTATTGCGGATATTTTCGAATATACGAGTAAAAACATGCCGAAGTTCAACTCGATTTCGATTTCGGGTTACCACATGCAAGAAGCGGGTGCAACTGCCGATATTGAGTTAGCATATACATTAGCCGATGGTTTAGAATACATTCGTACAGGAATTGCTGCTGGAATGGATATCGATACCTTCGCTCCTCGCCTTTCGTTTTTCTGGGCAATTGGTATGAATCATTTCATGGAAATTGCAAAAATGCGTGCGGGCCGTATGTTGTGGGCAAAATTATTAAAACAATTCAATCCAAAAGATGACAAATCATTAGCATTAAGAACGCACTGCCAAACTTCTGGTTGGAGTTTAACCGAGCAAGATCCTTTTAATAACGTTGCAAGAACAGCAATTGAAGCAGCAGCGGCAGCATTTGGTGGAACACAATCGTTACATACCAATGCATTGGACGAAGCCATTGCTTTACCAACCGATTTTTCAGCGCGTATTGCTCGTAATACACAAATCTACTTACAAGAAGAAACCAAAATTTGTAAAACCGTTGATCCTTGGGCAGGAAGTTATTATGTAGAAAGTTTAACAGCTGAAATTGCAGAAAAAGCATGGGCTTTAATTCAGGAAGTAGAAGAATTAGGCGGTATGACTAAAGCAATTGAAGCAGGAATTCCAAAACTACGTATTGAAGAAGCGGCAGCACGAAAACAAGCGCGTATTGACAGCGGACAAGATATTATTGTTGGCGTAAACAAATACCGTTTAGAGAAAGAAGATCCGTTACATATTTTAGAAGTCGATAACCAAACCGTTCGTAAACAACAAATTGAGCGTTTGGATCAAATAAAAGCAACGCGTGATAACGCAAAAGTAGCCGAATGTTTAGCCAAACTAACCGAATGTGCAAAAACAGGAAACGGCAACTTATTAGATTTAGCAGTAGATGCAGCTCGCAACAGAGCCACTTTAGGGGAAATTAGCGATGCCTTAGAAACTGTTTTCGGAAGATACAAAGCACAAATTAGAAGTTTTAGCGGCGTGTATAGTAAAGAAATTAAAAACGACGAAAGCTTTGAAAAAGCAAAACAATTAGCAGATGCCTTTGCTAAAAAAGAGGGACGTCGCCCAAGAATTATGATTGCCAAAATGGGACAAGACGGTCACGATCGTGGTGCCAAAGTAGTAGCGACAGGTTATGCCGATGTAGGTTTTGACGTAGACATTGGACCATTATTCCAAACGCCACAAGAAGCAGCCAAACAAGCCGTTGAAAACGACGTACATATTTTAGGCGTTTCTTCTTTAGCAGCGGGACACAAAACATTAGTTCCTCAAGTTATTGAAGAATTGAAAAAATACGGTCGCGAAGATATTATGGTGATTGTAGGTGGTGTTATCCCAGCGCAAGATTACCAATATTTATTTGATGCCGGAGCGGTTGCGGTTTTTGGTCCTGGAACTAAAATTAGCGATGCCGCTATTAGTATTTTAGAGGTTTTATTAGAAGATTAAAAATTCATTGTCACTTCGAGCGGAGTCGAGATGTCTCATAAAAACAAAAAACACCAACAGAAATGTTGGTGTTTTTATTTTTCTCAACTTTCAAAGTTATCAACAATCAAAATATTTTTTACACCTATTTGTATCTTTGTAAGATGTATGCTTTAGTCGATTGTAATAACTTTTTTGTATCCTGTGAGCGTGTATTTCAGCCACAATGGAACAACAAACCCGTTGTTGTGTTATCTAACAACGATGGTTGTATTATTTCGAGAAGTGAAGAAGCAAAAGCTTTAGGAATTCCCATGGGAGCTCCCGAATTTAAATACAAAGATTTATTAACTGCACATCAAGTTAAAGTCTTTTCGTCTAATTATGCTTTATATGGCGATTTAAGTAATCGGGTCATGGAATTGTTAAAACAATTTACTCCCGATATTGAAAACTATAGTATCGACGAGGCTTTTTTAAACTTTACGAAAACCAACATAACCGATTTTGAACAATGCGGATTCACCATTAAAAAAATGCTACAAAAAGGCTTAAGCATTCCTGTTTGTGTGGGATTTGGACCAACAAAAGCTTTATCGAAAGTAGCTAATCGAATTGCTAAAAAGTTTCAAAAAAGAACACAAGGTATTTATGTTATCGATACAGAAGAAAAACGTATTAAAGCACTGAAATGGCTCAAAATTGAAGACGTTTGGGGAATTGGTTTCCGACTTACAAAGAAAATGAAAGCTAAAAATATTCTCACGGCTTACGATTTTACTTTAGCCGAGAATACGGCTTATATTAAAGAAATCATGGGTGTTGTAGGACTGCGTTTACAAATGGAACTACAAGGTATTCCTGTTTTAGAATTGGAAGACGCACTCGAAACCAAAAAAAATATTGCCATTACACGTAGTTTTGAAAAACCGTTGCGTTCCATTGACGAACTTACCGAGCGTATTTCTACGTTTGCAACAGTAGCTTCAGAAAAATTACGCAAACAGAAATCGTGCTGTTACGGCATTATGATTTTTATTAAAAAAGATAAATTTAAAACAACCGATTCTCGCTATTATTTTTCGAGTTTCAAACATCTTCCCTTTGCTACGCAATCGGCTTTGACTTTGAGTACAACTGCCATTGAAATGTTAAAAGAACTCTTCAAAGAAAGCGAAGCATACAATAAAGCAGGTGTTGTTTTGTGTGAAATTATTCCTGAAAATCAAAAACAATTTCACTTGTTTGAAGAAGAAAATCCGAAACACGAACGCTTGATGAAAGTGATGGATATGATTCGTAAAAAAACGGGCGAACGCAAAATACGATTGGGCAACCAAGATTTAGATCGAACATGGAAAATGAAACAAAATTTCTTATCTAAAAAATACACCACTAATCTCGACGATATATTAGAAGTAAAATGTTAAAACCAAAAAACTTACAATTTTATCAACCCGATATTGAAAATTCATTATCAGCACCTTTTATTCCAAGCGGAATTAAAGCGGGATTTCCTTCGCCTGCTGGTGATTTTGATGAAAGTAAAATTAGTATCGATCAAATTGTAGTAAAAAATCAGGCGACTACTTTTTATGCAAAAGCCTCTGGAAATTCGATGGTGAATGCCGGAATAGATGATGGCGATATTTTAGTAATTGACAGAAGTCTTGAACCTTCAAATTTTAAAATTGCGGTTTGTTATATTGACGGAGAATTTACTGTAAAACGCATTAAAATTGACAAGACAGGCACTTATCTTCAACCTGAAAATGACGCTTATAATCCTATTAAAATTACAGAAGAAAACGAACTTATTATTTGGGGAATTGTAACTTATGTCATAAAAAAACTATAATATTGTTACCATGTCGAAACTACCCAATATTACTACGAGCATATTTTCTGTGATGTCGCAATTAGCGAACCAACACGGTTCGATTAATTTATCACAAGGATTTCCAAATTTTCCAGAAGATGAACGTTTGTTGCAAATTTCAGAACGTATTCTTCGAGAAAATATTCATCAATATACACCTATGGCGGGTTTGCCTTTGTTATTGGAAAAAATTGCTTTACAAACTCAAAAACAATACAATAGAAAAGTTGATATTACCTCTGAAATATTAATAACTGCTGGCGCGACTCAAGGCATCTTTACAGCAATCAATACCTTTGTAAATCAGGGAGATGAAGTTGTTATTTTGGATCCAAGTTATGATAGTTATGAACCTTCTGTTTTAGTTGCTGGCGGAAAACCTGTTCGTGTTTCATTAAACGATGATTACACCCCAAATTTCAACCGAATTGAAAGTACTATTACATCAAAAACCAAAATGATTGTCGTAAATAATCCGCATAATCCGGCTGGTAGAATTTGGACAGAACAAGATTTTGAAGCTTTAGAAACCATCCTTGAAAAACATCCTCAAATTTTAGTTCTAGGCGATGAAGTGTACGAATACATTACGTTTACACAACCACATATTTCATTTAATACTCGTGAAATATTAAAACATAGAACGATTATTGCTTCTTCTTTTGGAAAATCGTTGCATGTTACAGGTTGGAAAGTCGGCTATTTAATTGCACCTGAAAATTTAATGTATGAAATGAAAAAAGTACACCAATTTTTAGTATTCAGTGTGAATAGTTTTTCCCAATATGCAATTGCAGAATATTTAGAAGTTGTAGATTTTAGTGAAGTATCGAAAATGTACCAACAAAAAAGAGATTTATTTCAAAACCTACTAAAAGACAGTCGGTTTGAACTAATGCCTTGTGATGGAACGTATTTTCAGGTAGTAAATTACAATGCGATTTCAAAAGAAAATGATGTCGATTTTGCAAAAAAACTAATAACCGAACACGGTGTAGCAGCTATTCCAATCTCTGTTTTTTATGAAGATGCTACCGACAAACACATGTTGCGATTTTGTTTCGCTAAAACAGATGAAACATTGATTGCTGCTGCTGAAAAGTTGTGTGGGATTTAATTTTTACCGCAAACTAAGTTTGCTCCTCTTAATATCAAATGCTCGAAGTGACAACTAACTTAAATTATTTTCAATTGCTTCAATTGCCGATAGAAAATCAATTTCTTTTACGTGTTCGAAAAAGTCAATTTCAGTTTCATACGGTAGGTAATCGGAAATAACACGTACAATAAAATCTTGTGGCTGTTTTAAATACATAAAGGTGTAATCTTCCATATTGACTACTGTTTTTTGCGCTAAATTTGTAGTTCGTACAAATTTATCTGAAGTCAATGACGATAAACAAGGTAAGTTCAATTTTGGTTGAACTTTAATAGGTTTTCCATTTTCAAATAATCCGCCTTCATAACCATATAAAGAAGCAGTTGTAATTTCAATTGGTTTACCAAAACTTAATTCGCTTGGCATTTCAGATTCTTTTCCAACAATAGTCGCAAATCCTAATAAAACCGTACAATCCCCTTTTGGTAAATGCATCATTGTTTTTGCTGTAGCTTCTCTTCCTATTTTAGAAATTACTATTTGATAATCGTGTTTTTTGTTTAAAATTCTCCCAATGGCACTTAAAACTTTCTCTTTTTCAATTTCCATTGGAGTTATGATGTTTATTTTCATTAATAAATTTTTTGCAAAAATAAGATTCTTAAATAATTGGTAATTTTTACACTAACTTTTTATGCCAAAATATATTTTACTATATTGTCTATTGTTAACAAATTTAACTTGAATAAACCATAAATAATTGTATTTTTACCATCCAAAATTCAAATCGCAAAATGGGTAAAATAATCGCAATTGCTAATCAAAAAGGTGGTGTAGGAAAAACTACAACTTCAGTTAATCTTGCAGCGTCTTTAGGCGTTTTAGAGAAAAAAGTCTTACTAATTGATGCTGATCCACAGGCTAATGCAAGCTCTGGTTTAGGTATTGATGTTGAAACTATTGATATTGGAACATACCAAGTTCTAGAACATAGCAACACACCCGATGAAGCAACAATTGGTTGTTCTGCTCCTAATGTAAAGATTATTCCTGCACATATCGATTTAGTCGCTATCGAAATTGAATTAGTCGATAAAGAAAATCGTGAATACATGCTTAAACAAGCATTAGAATCGGTTAAAGATAAATACGATTACATCATTATCGA from Flavobacterium haoranii encodes:
- a CDS encoding Y-family DNA polymerase encodes the protein MLVFLFFSTFKVINNQNIFYTYLYLCKMYALVDCNNFFVSCERVFQPQWNNKPVVVLSNNDGCIISRSEEAKALGIPMGAPEFKYKDLLTAHQVKVFSSNYALYGDLSNRVMELLKQFTPDIENYSIDEAFLNFTKTNITDFEQCGFTIKKMLQKGLSIPVCVGFGPTKALSKVANRIAKKFQKRTQGIYVIDTEEKRIKALKWLKIEDVWGIGFRLTKKMKAKNILTAYDFTLAENTAYIKEIMGVVGLRLQMELQGIPVLELEDALETKKNIAITRSFEKPLRSIDELTERISTFATVASEKLRKQKSCCYGIMIFIKKDKFKTTDSRYYFSSFKHLPFATQSALTLSTTAIEMLKELFKESEAYNKAGVVLCEIIPENQKQFHLFEEENPKHERLMKVMDMIRKKTGERKIRLGNQDLDRTWKMKQNFLSKKYTTNLDDILEVKC
- a CDS encoding methionine aminotransferase, whose amino-acid sequence is MSKLPNITTSIFSVMSQLANQHGSINLSQGFPNFPEDERLLQISERILRENIHQYTPMAGLPLLLEKIALQTQKQYNRKVDITSEILITAGATQGIFTAINTFVNQGDEVVILDPSYDSYEPSVLVAGGKPVRVSLNDDYTPNFNRIESTITSKTKMIVVNNPHNPAGRIWTEQDFEALETILEKHPQILVLGDEVYEYITFTQPHISFNTREILKHRTIIASSFGKSLHVTGWKVGYLIAPENLMYEMKKVHQFLVFSVNSFSQYAIAEYLEVVDFSEVSKMYQQKRDLFQNLLKDSRFELMPCDGTYFQVVNYNAISKENDVDFAKKLITEHGVAAIPISVFYEDATDKHMLRFCFAKTDETLIAAAEKLCGI
- a CDS encoding LexA family protein; the protein is MLKPKNLQFYQPDIENSLSAPFIPSGIKAGFPSPAGDFDESKISIDQIVVKNQATTFYAKASGNSMVNAGIDDGDILVIDRSLEPSNFKIAVCYIDGEFTVKRIKIDKTGTYLQPENDAYNPIKITEENELIIWGIVTYVIKKL
- the scpA gene encoding methylmalonyl-CoA mutase; translated protein: MRKNIQDLQLVKSTKPETVSSSGVENFTTAEGIEVKPTYSEEDSNNLEHIGFAAGFAPNLRGPYATMYVRRPWTIRQYAGFSTAEESNAFYRRNLAAGQKGLSVAFDLATHRGYDSNHERVVGDVGKAGVAIDSVEDMKILFDQIPLGEMSVSMTMNGAVLPIMAFYIVAAEEQGVAPNLLSGTIQNDILKEFMVRNTYIYPPTPSMKIIADIFEYTSKNMPKFNSISISGYHMQEAGATADIELAYTLADGLEYIRTGIAAGMDIDTFAPRLSFFWAIGMNHFMEIAKMRAGRMLWAKLLKQFNPKDDKSLALRTHCQTSGWSLTEQDPFNNVARTAIEAAAAAFGGTQSLHTNALDEAIALPTDFSARIARNTQIYLQEETKICKTVDPWAGSYYVESLTAEIAEKAWALIQEVEELGGMTKAIEAGIPKLRIEEAAARKQARIDSGQDIIVGVNKYRLEKEDPLHILEVDNQTVRKQQIERLDQIKATRDNAKVAECLAKLTECAKTGNGNLLDLAVDAARNRATLGEISDALETVFGRYKAQIRSFSGVYSKEIKNDESFEKAKQLADAFAKKEGRRPRIMIAKMGQDGHDRGAKVVATGYADVGFDVDIGPLFQTPQEAAKQAVENDVHILGVSSLAAGHKTLVPQVIEELKKYGREDIMVIVGGVIPAQDYQYLFDAGAVAVFGPGTKISDAAISILEVLLED